The following nucleotide sequence is from Podospora bellae-mahoneyi strain CBS 112042 chromosome 1 map unlocalized CBS112042p_1, whole genome shotgun sequence.
CCTGCCTCAGATTGACTCTGATCCCATCCAGCATCTGGCGCATCGTCCTGCTGCTGACAATCTGCTTGTGGTGGGTTTTGAGCATGAAAAACAAGATCCTGCAGGTGAGAGGGATGTTCATGCTCCGTAGCGCGAAGAGGTTCAAAAAGGTGAACAGCATCGGCACTGACGCAAAGGGAAGAACCAGAAGCGCATCGTGGAGCGCGGACGCTTTGATCTTGGAGAGGGTGTTCATCACGTATTGCTCCGCCGTGATGTTCCCCAGCGCCATGAAGATGGCGTGCCGTTGCGGCGGCGCaaggttggggttggaagCCTTGGCTACTTCCCACTCTTTCACCACGTTGAGGTCTGCcaggccgagctcgagggcCTCGGCTATTCTCTCTCCTGCCATCAACGTCTCAACCGTCTGTTTTGATGCTGCGGCAACCTCGCGGTTTTCATCCTGGGCGTCGGCGTCTTGCTctagggaggtggtgagcgtAGATTCGTAAAGCTCTTCCAGTTCCTTTTCGCGCTCTTCCTCGAGGAAGATCTGCTCGTCCGTTTCCTCCCATACACGAATAGACTTGTCGTGAGAGGCGGACACGAGGAAGTTACCCGCGTGGGAGATGGCAAGGGCCCAGATCTCCCCGTGGTGGCCGTCGATACGTTGGATTTGCTCGAATTTATCCCCGTCCCAGTATTTGATCGTGCGGTCTTTGGACGCGGAAAAGAAGTGATGTCCGTTGCCGTCCGAGTTGTGGGGGATGAAGGCTACTTGAAGGATCGAGTCTTGGTGACCAAACAAGGCTTTGTGGCAGTCGCCGAAATCGAGACCCCATATTCTGATGTTCTTgtcggcggaggaggtgatgattaGTTTGCTGTCGAAGGAGATGTCCATGCTTAAGACGGGGAGTTTGTGGCCGTAGAGGTTGAGATAGAGTTTGAGGGAGTCGACAAAGAAGACCTTGACTGTGCTGTCGAGGAGAGACACAGCCAGGAGCTTGGAGTCGGGGGAGAATTTCAGACTGAGAATGTCGTCAGATACCTTGAGTATCCTCGACTGGACCAGCTTGAGTTTTGGTGTGGTTCTCGTGGTGCCAAGAACTTGCTCCTGGACAATCTTGAAATCCCAGAATTTGGCTGCTTTGTCGGCACCTCCTGACACCACAGACTTGCCATCTGGGTGGACTTGTAGCGCCCAGATAGCATGGCCCTCGTGTGCATTCACGCTCTCCAACAACGCCGCGGAAGCCACATCGTACAGTTGgagctctccctccttggttcccaccactaccacctTGTCACCTGGCAAAAATGCGCAGCAGAGCGCATAACCACACTCAAATGTTCTGATGCAGGCTTGTGTCTTTACGTTCCAAATCTTGAGCGAACCATTGGCAGCAGATGCCAGCATTTTGTCGTCCGAGCTGAGTGATAGCGAGCGGATGTCTGTGCGATGGCCTGGGAGATCAACACCCAGTGCCTTGTTGTAATCTGCAACATCGGTCTTGGACTTGAGCTTGTCTTTTCCAACAATCGTATAGAGCTCCAACAAGTTGTTTGTGGACCCTACAAGTAATTGCAGGTCCTTGCTCCCTTGTTGTATCGCCCAGTCGACTGATCTGACCTTGCCCGTGGTTCGTACGATAACGTGCTGCGCAAACACATCAGAAATCTCGGCCTTGTTGATATCGTCGGcgccctcatcctccataTCAACATCGGCGCCCTTCTTATCTTTTGCCAGCTTCtcctttcttctcttctttttcctggcCAAGCTCTTCTTGACCTCTGATTCCGTCCGTATCCTCCAAATTTCAACGTTCTTCTCGACTCCGTGTACGGCGAAGTAATCCCGGCGGGGGTGGAAAATAACCTCGACTGCGCGTTCTTTGCTCGATCGGTGTAATGTGCCTCTATCGTGGAGGAAGTTTACTGATTGTGAAAGGTCGACTCGTTGCGCCGAGGCAGCCAGTGCCACGACATCCAATGCCCACACCTTCATTTCGCCATCGTTCCCAGCAGTCACGCAGCCGCTCAGATCCGGCGAAACTCCTAGCGCCCAGCATTCGCCATTGCTTTGCGCAACGTGTGTCTCGATACAGTGGCGGGATGAAAGATCCCAGAGCTTAATCAGCGAATCCTTTCCTGTCGTAAGAAGGAATCCCTCTGCGCCATCGTTGtccaccgccatcaacgcctgctctccatcttcttcctgcaCCACCGGCTCCGGCTCAATGAACCTCAGGCCGGTAACCTGATCTTTGTGTCCTCTCAGCTTGTACTGTCCCACCTCGGCCACCAGATCCCAAACAATAACGTCGGTATCCTTCGAACCGGAGGCCAGGCGCACACCAGTCTTGTCGAAAGCGAGAATAGTGACGGCCGACTTGTGGCCGTTGAAGCTCACTACGGAGGTGGCGATCTTGCTGTCCCAAATGCGAATACTGCCATTTTCGTAGCCGACAGCGAACAGATCGGGGTCGGTCTTGCTTTGCGCGATTGCCGTTACCAGAGCTCTGTTGTTCTCTTCTTTCCAGCGGCTGAGGAGTTCGCCCTTCTTGATATCCCAGACTAGCACCTCCTCATTGGCGGCGACGACAGCTTGGCCGGCGCTGCTTTTCGTCTTGTCCTTGGACGACCAGACAATGTTGGAGCTGCTGGATGCGACGACGCCGAAGGACTTTGATGGCTCGAATTTTCTGAGACGGTTAGGGGTGTTATCGAACAGAGCGATGGTTCCAGACGAATACTTACAGGTAGGACTTGACCATATTTGCGACTCGAGATTATCCAATGCAGGCGCACCTCTCAATCGTTGTGGAATGTCCTTGCGCTTCGAGGGAAGTGCTTGTCTTGCCCAGGACTTTTTTTTGGCGGCGATAAGATAAGAATTGCAAAGGTGAAAACACTCGACACTAGCCACACCCGTCGGCAGGGGTTCAGTGGCTGCGGCTCCAGGAATTGCGGGGCAGTAGCTTCAGGGGAGGGGCCTGGTCCGCAGCTTGTCGCAAGCCGAGCAACGTCAGCCTTCCCAGTTGCAACTGACAGGCCCCACTAAAGCTTTCCCCCaacttcatcatcaacaccataGCTACCCGTCGAAGCCGAAACCAGGGGACAAGATGTTGCTGCTCGATTACCAGAATGTGCTGATACAAACGGTGCTCACGGAGCGTTTCTCCGGGTGAGTGTTGTCTTGTCTCTACCACTCTCACCGCCAAGCCCCCCCtgaccatcaccgccataGCTAACCAACAATGCGCCCAACACAGAGCACCCCCCGTGTCCATCGACCAGACCGTGTCCGACTTTGACGGCGTCATCTTCcacatctccacccccgacACCAAGACGAAGATTGTTGTGTCTATGCAAATCCGCTGCTACAAGGACCTTGTTCGTTACGGCGCTGAGGAGCTCCTGGCTGAGGAATATGGCCCGTATGTTATCCCGCCCGAGCCGGGTTATGACTTTTCCCTCCAGATCGACCTCGAGAATCTCCCAGAGGAAAAGGAAGCCCGCGATGCGTTGATCATGAAGATTGCTCTGTTGAAGCGCAATGCCATGGCTGCCCCTTTTAAGCAGGCGTACGAGGAGCACTACCACCtgaaggccgaggcggccaagTTCACATCCGAAGAAGCGCCACAGGGTGTCAAGGAGGGCGGGTCCGTGAAGGCTATTCAGTAccgtgaggaggaggcgatcTATGTCAAGGCCAGTCATGATCGCGTCACTGTTATTTTCAGTACCGTGTTCAGGGAGGAGACGGATCGCGTGTTTGGAAAGGTGTTCATCCAGGAGTTTGTGGATGCCCGCCGGAGAGCTATTCAGAACGCGCCTCAGGTGCTGTTCAGGAATGATCCGCCATTGGAGTTGCAGGGTGTGCCGGGTGTGAAGAATACCGGCACCGGGGAGATTGGTTATGTTACTTTTGGTATGTCTCGACATAACCGGCGTGGGATGACATGTGCTAACATACAAACTAGTTTTGTTCCCTCGCCACTTGACTCCTCAGCGTATGAATGATGTTATTTCACATATTCAGACCTTCCGCGATTACTTCCACTACCATATCAAGGCCTCCAAGGCTTATATCCACACTCGGATGAGAAGGCGGACGGCAGACTTCCTCCAGGGTATGTTCGTTCCCTACCACTGTTCCCTGAGTATCATCCTAACGCTTTATATCAGTCCTCCGGAGAGCGAGACCAGAGAACGAAGAAAAGGAGCGCAAGACAGCGAGCGGGAGAACCTTCAAGGCTGGAAACTAGTTTGTTTGGGGCGTGTTTTGGAGTTGAGCGTCTTTTATGGATGTTGTGTATAGGGTAGAGCAATGCAAGCAACGGTCAGGTGACTAATTTACAGACAAGACCTTGGATCGCTGCTCCTTCCCACATCACTGCGTTACCGCATCAACCACTGCCACATCAACACGTTACCCCTTCATCATGTCAACACACTACCCCTTGGCCACAATAATCCATTACCCTTTATAGAATTGGCGCATTGCCCCTTCGCCATCTTATCATACCACTAGTTCTAGTCGCTCTGAAGACCCTCacttgtttctttttgacATATTGACATATCAATACAGGGTAGCGTACCTTGGACATCTTACCTTGTCTTGTCAGGGGCACTTCAACCGTCAGCTGCactttcccttcttttcaTATCCGGCACTGTAAAATTTGCAAACCCACCAACGCTCTTCGTTTACTCCTCCTTCCGTCTTCGGAATCCCCTCATTTTCACTCATCTAGCCATGCCCCTTGACCCAGAGGGCCAGGTTTCACAGCATCCACCTGGCGTGTTACAGCTTCAAGTCGTGCCCACCGCCGGAGCCGCATGTCCTGTATCTCTTCGTTTAGGGTTTCTTCCTGTCCTTttacttacctacctacctaggtacacGCCCCTCCCACAGTCCCGTCCGCCCGCCTCGTACTGCCCGTTGCTGCTTGATGCggtgtttgctttttttctcgtGAGCACAGCATACCCtagcggtggtgggtggggggcgGGCACGACATGcgcccttcccccttccatGGCTGACCTATGCTGTGATCCCTTCATGGCTGGaaacctacctacctaccttgtcGGTTTCGCCCGTGCTTTTTGGCTTGTGGTCGGCGGTCTCCGCGTGAGGTATGGGGTTGTGGGTTACAAAAGAGGGAGGACAAAAAAGTTGAAGAAATAGATTAATCTGACccgggagtttggggaggttgaaaGGGCGGAAGTCTCGGTGGACGGattggggagaggatggtggtaATATGACGGGATTGTAGAACTATCTGTTTGATAGGTGGCATGGCATGGTGAGGTTAtgtttggggttgtggatTTGTTTACCTCTATGACAAGAGGTGTGTGCAGAGGGGTGACGTGATGGATAAGATGAAGCTTTTGATCACGTTATTGACAATTGGTAGTCGATCCGGGCCGATCCTCCCGGTTGCCGTCCTCTCTCTCGGTCATTCGAAAGAACGTTTGGGGGTCATGTCAGCTCTCCTCTCAAGTTTCAgcccccaaactccccccaTTCCGGAGTGCATTTCATCTGCCGAAACGTGCATCCCCCAGGTTTTGATACTGTCTTGCAACGTCACCAGGTGTGAGTGGGCTCTTTTGCAGCTACCATCTCGATATCAGGCAGGTGCCCCGGACTCTGTATGTTCAGGTGTGTTCCAGAAGGGTGGTGTGATCGCTATGGTGCTCAATTACCTCACCActttctctctcacacacacaccagtGGGTTAGGTATCTGGTGTCCTAGCTTTCGGTCCGGCTAAATCGCTTGATTGCACACACTTCCCGACCAAAGTCTGCCGTCCCCAGGTATTCTTTGTCCAGTCCGGTAGTTTACTGCGTGCAATATAGATTACAGCTGGAAAAACGGCTAGGTCTCGTTGGAAGATTCTGAGACTTCCTTTCGGTCCCGAGCAATATATGGTCGACAGAAGGGGTTGCAGCTGAGGCAGTGCAAAATACTACAGGTCAATAAACCAGCTTGAAGCAAAAAGATTATGCTGTGTCTGAAACCAGCAAGTTTGAGAATTCGAGTCTCCTCGTATCTTTTCGTGGGGGATGGAAAGTGAAGGCGGGGGAAAGTTTCACTTGACTGGTGGAAAATGCATCATCGTGAGGGGATACATAAGCAGATAAAAGAAAATGGTGCAATCATTTGCTTGCTCAccctcacacacacaccaactTGCCCTGTTTGTGTGTGGGTGAGAAGAAAAGCAGGCTCAGTTGCGTGACCAACCTATTGGACTTACGTCAATCTTATGCCTCGCTCAGCATCCCGCTCTTGAAGCTTGTGAGGAGTAACTTACCTTATGTCTCGGACTCGGGAGAATACTCTTATCGAGCCAGTTACAGGcgcccttcttcccctcttcaGCCCTTTTCGTCACGAGCCTTGGCTGGCTAGCTACCAACCTACCCAACTCCATCCAACAGGCTGAACttctcttccccatcccgtGAATGACTCTGACTcgaaccaacccccaccgGCCCGCATCCCGACAGGCAGACTGTCAGACTCCGTACCCGGAGCATCGCCCTGAAAATAACCAAGCGCTGACTTCCACAGCGGCCGACAAGGCAGGTCCGTTGGGTGATTGGTAattacctacctaggtagatAGCCAACCCGAAATCCAGCGAACCCGAGAAGAATCAGAACTCGTCATCAgctcggtcggtcggtcgcATCCCTTTGGGACTAATGCATGAGCTCAAGTCTCGGAAGAGGCCTCCACGGGAACAGTCACTGCAAAAGATGAAGCTACTGCGAAGAATATCACGAATGCAAAAAAGACCAAGGTACAGAGCAGTGTGAAAGTATGTAAAAGGTGTACTGAAAATTTAATTCGCTGTCCTAGCTACAAGAAATATTCCAAGAGAGTATCGATCGCGGTATCCATATGGTTGGGCGTTCCAGCAACAACCGGACCATGTCCGAAAGAAATgtctctcccccccctcctcctctcactGTTCAATTCCATATATGTCTGGTGGCCGTGAAAAGTATATccaaaaacgaaaaaaaaaattgtatagaagaaaagaaaaaccgaAATCCACAATATGTACCCAAATCCGTCAAATCAAGTCCCCGTTTTCTGGCATCGCAAGGAGGGTGTGACTGCTTGTGGGCGATGGTGAACAGGGTCGGGCCTGTACTTCTTGATGCGAccataaaaaaaagaagactGCCCTTTTCTGTCACTCCTACCCAATTGGAGTCCCCCTCCTGCGAGGGATGCAAAGTCAGTTGAGCCATCGCCGTGTTACCGGCGACTCGCTCAGATATGACTCCCATCCCTTGCCGCTGTGTTCCGACCCATTTTCCTCCTCGGGGGGCGCTGCGAAGTCCGGCGGTGTGTGAACGACAACCGCGGGGAGGGCAGGCCCAAAACATGTTTGTGAAAGTTGGCGAGTGAAGGTGTTGAAGACataagaaaataaaaatcgTTCATGAAGATGGTGTCGTCGTGACTGTGGTGTCCAGGTCGCAGCACGGCTCCGCGTTGCCGGggctcttcctccccgcaaGGGGCTTCCCGCGCAATGTTGACAAGGACAAATGCTCGCCGTTTTCCTTCTCAACCCCAATTTTGTTGTGTAAATTGTGTTGCCAGTCTGACTGTCTGCGAGAGATTTCTCCGCATCGCTGACAGGCCCGCGACGGCGATCCTCCAGTGTACAAAGGAGAAGGAATGATGTCGTAACAAAATAATCAATCCAAATCCGCCAATGTTCGCCGTGTTCCGCCCGCCGACCTCGCAGCAAAAAGCTCTGCTGGAAACAACCCAATACCAAGCGCCATAGGAAATACCATATGAAAAGAGAAGCCGTGTCCGAAATAGTAGGAGAGTAAAGAACATTAATCGTAGAGGAGATGCGTCCAAGAAAAATCAAAAAAGCCAATGCTCGCTTGCTAATTTTGCCAATCGAAAAGACCAAATACAAGGACAACGCAGAAAATCAGGCTGGGAAAATGTccaaaagagaaggagaaaaaaggcGGGCAACTCCTGTTCGCACAAGAGCGCAAAGAAGTAACAAATGTCGGAGAGCGTGAGCTGGTAGATATCtgttttgtgtgtgtatgtgtgtgtgtgtgtcgcGGGAGCGGAAGAATTGTATGTGTGGTGGGTTTGAGAAAAAGTCATCCctgaggaaaagaaaaaccgaAAATGCTGAAAGCGCCCAACGCTATGCATGTCGTGTGTTTCATGCAGTGTCATTCGTAGGCCGTGAACCTCGTCTCTCGTGTCGTGTAGTCGTCATCAAAGGTGTTCCATAGCTTATGACCGGTCGTTGCCGCTGGAGGCTTGAGCAGAGTTGCTCTCAGCAATCATCTTGGCAAACGATCGGACGACGTCGCTTGGAACCTGGTCCCAGAGCAGCGACCGAGTGTAGACTTCGGCAGCCGACTGCTTATTGGCATTGCGCATGTTGGCGAGAGCCTCGGCGAGATTGCGTCTGCCCTGGCTCGTAGTCCTTTCGGCACCAGCACTAGGGAGGAAATCTTGCGAGGTCAAGTCATTATATTGCGCAGCCGTAAGCGAGAAGATCTGCTCGTTGGTCTGCTGTTCGGTGGGCCGCGTCAGGGCATCGGCCATCTCACCGAGCATCGATGGTGCGACGTTGTCCACCATCGGCGTGGCAAGCGGGAGCGATGAGCCTGAGGCCTGGGTCC
It contains:
- the ARC35 gene encoding Arp complex subunit (COG:Z; EggNog:ENOG503NV59; BUSCO:EOG09263EQZ), coding for MLLLDYQNVLIQTVLTERFSGAPPVSIDQTVSDFDGVIFHISTPDTKTKIVVSMQIRCYKDLVRYGAEELLAEEYGPYVIPPEPGYDFSLQIDLENLPEEKEARDALIMKIALLKRNAMAAPFKQAYEEHYHLKAEAAKFTSEEAPQGVKEGGSVKAIQYREEEAIYVKASHDRVTVIFSTVFREETDRVFGKVFIQEFVDARRRAIQNAPQVLFRNDPPLELQGVPGVKNTGTGEIGYVTFVLFPRHLTPQRMNDVISHIQTFRDYFHYHIKASKAYIHTRMRRRTADFLQVLRRARPENEEKERKTASGRTFKAGN
- the DIP2 gene encoding beta transducin (COG:A; BUSCO:EOG09260EE7; EggNog:ENOG503NWQD) — its product is MVKSYLKFEPSKSFGVVASSSSNIVWSSKDKTKSSAGQAVVAANEEVLVWDIKKGELLSRWKEENNRALVTAIAQSKTDPDLFAVGYENGSIRIWDSKIATSVVSFNGHKSAVTILAFDKTGVRLASGSKDTDVIVWDLVAEVGQYKLRGHKDQVTGLRFIEPEPVVQEEDGEQALMAVDNDGAEGFLLTTGKDSLIKLWDLSSRHCIETHVAQSNGECWALGVSPDLSGCVTAGNDGEMKVWALDVVALAASAQRVDLSQSVNFLHDRGTLHRSSKERAVEVIFHPRRDYFAVHGVEKNVEIWRIRTESEVKKSLARKKKRRKEKLAKDKKGADVDMEDEGADDINKAEISDVFAQHVIVRTTGKVRSVDWAIQQGSKDLQLLVGSTNNLLELYTIVGKDKLKSKTDVADYNKALGVDLPGHRTDIRSLSLSSDDKMLASAANGSLKIWNVKTQACIRTFECGYALCCAFLPGDKVVVVGTKEGELQLYDVASAALLESVNAHEGHAIWALQVHPDGKSVVSGGADKAAKFWDFKIVQEQVLGTTRTTPKLKLVQSRILKVSDDILSLKFSPDSKLLAVSLLDSTVKVFFVDSLKLYLNLYGHKLPVLSMDISFDSKLIITSSADKNIRIWGLDFGDCHKALFGHQDSILQVAFIPHNSDGNGHHFFSASKDRTIKYWDGDKFEQIQRIDGHHGEIWALAISHAGNFLVSASHDKSIRVWEETDEQIFLEEEREKELEELYESTLTTSLEQDADAQDENREVAAASKQTVETLMAGERIAEALELGLADLNVVKEWEVAKASNPNLAPPQRHAIFMALGNITAEQYVMNTLSKIKASALHDALLVLPFASVPMLFTFLNLFALRSMNIPLTCRILFFMLKTHHKQIVSSRTMRQMLDGIRVNLRQALRKQKNEMGYNIAALRVVGMQIEERSVKGFVDENWEEEEKQKKEVRKRAFASLS